One window of the Maylandia zebra isolate NMK-2024a linkage group LG19, Mzebra_GT3a, whole genome shotgun sequence genome contains the following:
- the LOC143413930 gene encoding serine/threonine-protein kinase pim-1-like produces the protein MAEAREYQARYVQEHHLGNGGFGAVFAGYRITDHFPVAIKHIPKDKIPIQVTDENGKEVSVELAILLKLAAEADGSVGTSAPVSLLDWFDFGTELILVQERPVPAVDLFEYIRENGGCLPEEKAKVILKQLVDAAKDLEEKHIFHRDIKSDNILIETSSDVPRVRIIDFGLSCFATERSRFRFFYGTPIHSPPECYWGKKYRPGPTTVWQMGVVLYEALHVGDFNIMMFIENELKFNEHLSPHCRNFLDACLTDVPEKRPTLGDLQRHPWLR, from the exons ATGGCAGAAGCAA GGGAATACCAAGCCAGATATGTGCAGGAGCACCATCTAGGAAATGGCGGCTTTGGAGCAGTGTTTGCTGGCTACAGGATAACAGATCATTTCCCA GTAGCTATCAAACACATTCCCAAGGACAAAATCCCCATCCAAGTGACG GATGAAAACGGGAAGGAAGTCTCAGTGGAACTGGCCATTTTGCTGAAGCTTGCAGCTGAAGCAGATGGATCAGTGGGAACGTCGGCTCCTGTGTCTCTGTTGGACTGGTTTGACTTTGGCACAGAGCTGATCCTGGTGCAGGAGAGACCTGTCCCCGCTGTGGACCTGTTTGAATACATAAGAGAAAATGGAGGATGTTTACCAGAAGAAAAGGCCAAG GTCATTCTGAAGCAACTGGTTGATGCAGCAAAGGACCTGGAGGAGAAACACATCTTTCACCGGGACATCAAGAGTGacaacattctgattgagaCCAGCTCAGACGTGCCTCGAGTTCGTATCATTGACTTTGGACTGAGCTGCTTTGCTACGGAGAGATCGCGGTTCCGCTTCTTCTATG gtacacctatcCACAGCCCTCCTGAATGTTACTGGGGCAAAAAATACAGGCCTGGACCCACCACGGTGTGGCAAATGGGAGTGGTGCTGTACGAAGCGCTTCATGTGGGGGACTTTAATATCATGATGTTCATCGAAAACGAACTGAAATTCAACGAGCATCTGTCCCCAC acTGCCGGAATTTCTTGGACGCGTGTTTAACCGATGTCCCGGAGAAGCGCCCAACGCTGGGGGACCTCCAGCGTCACCCCTGGCTCAGATAA
- the LOC112429720 gene encoding cathepsin L-like peptidase isoform X1, whose translation MKLLLVVSAVLAVSSCASISLEDLEFHAWKLKFGKSYDSPSEESHRKQIWLTNRKLVLMHNILADQGFKSYQLGMTYFADMENEEYKQLVSRGCLGSFNASLPRRGSTFLRLPEGIDLPDTVDWRDKGYVTGVKDQKQCGSCWAFSATGALEGQHFRKTGTLVSLSEQQLVDCSGSYGNMGCNGGWMDSAFRYIKANGGIDTEASYPYEAEDWICRYNPASVGATCSGYVDVSKFNEEALKEAVATIGPVSVAIDASQMSFQFYTSGVYDEPGCSSLELDHGVLAVGYGTENGHDYWLVKNSWGLGWGQMGYIKMSRNKLNQCGIASAASYPLV comes from the exons ATGAAGTTGCTGCTTGTTGTTTCTGCTGTTCTGGCTGTATCCAGCTGTGCCAGCATCTCTCTGGAAGATCTGGAGTTTCACGCCTGGAAGCTCAAGTTTG GAAAATCCTACGATTCTCCATCAGAGGAGAGTCACCGTAAGCAGATCTGGCTCACCAACCGCAAACTTGTGCTAATGCACAACATCTTGGCTGATCAGGGCTTCAAATCCTACCAGCTTGGTATGACCTACTTTGCTGACATG GAAAATGAAGAGTATAAACAGCTGGTTTCCCGGGGCTGCCTTGGATCTTTCAATGCTTCTCTGCCTCGCCGTGGCTCTACCTTCCTTCGCTTGCCTGAAGGTATTGATCTGCCCGACACTGTTGACTGGAGGGATAAGGGATACGTCACTGGTGTCAAGGATCAGAAGCAGTGTGGCTCCTGCTGGGCCTTCAGTGCA ACTGGTGCACTGGAGGGTCAGCACTTCAGGAAGACAGGAACGCTGGTGTCTCTGAGTGAGCAGCAGTTGGTCGACTGCTCTGGCTCATATGGAAACATGGGCTGCAATGGAGGCTGGATGGACTCTGCTTTCCGGTACATCAAAGCCAATGGAGGAATTGACACTGAGGCATCCTACCCTTATGAGGCTGAG GACTGGATCTGTCGCTATAACCCTGCAAGTGTTGGTGCCACATGCAGCGGCTATGTTGATGTGAGTAAATTTAATGAAGAAGCCCTGAAGGAGGCTGTGGCCACCATCGGACCGGTTTCTGTGGCAATTGATGCTTCTCAGATGTCATTCCAGTTCTATACATCAG GAGTGTATGATGAACCTGGGTGCAGCAGCCTAGAATTGGACCATGGTGTGCTGGCTGTGGGTTATGGTACTGAGAATGGACATGACTACTGGCTGGTCAAGAACAG CTGGGGTCTTGGATGGGGACAGATGGGATACATTAAGATGAGCAGGAACAAACTCAACCAGTGTGGGATTGCTAGTGCAGCAAGCTACCCTCTGGTCTGA
- the LOC112429720 gene encoding cathepsin L-like peptidase isoform X2, translating to MKLLLVVSAVLAVSSCASISLEDLEFHAWKLKFGKSYDSPSEESHRKQIWLTNRKLVLMHNILADQGFKSYRLGMTYFADMENEEYKQLVSRGCLGSFNASLPRRGSTFLRLPEGIDLPDTVDWRDKGYVTGVKDQKQCGSCWAFSATGALEGQHFRKTGTLVSLSEQQLVDCSGSYGNMGCNGGWMDSAFRYIKANGGIDTEASYPYEAEDWICRYNPASVGATCSGYVDVSKFNEEALKEAVATIGPVSVAIDASQMSFQFYTSGVYDEPGCSSLELDHGVLAVGYGTENGHDYWLVKNSWGLGWGQMGYIKMSRNKLNQCGIASAASYPLV from the exons ATGAAGTTGCTGCTTGTTGTTTCTGCTGTTCTGGCTGTATCCAGCTGTGCCAGCATCTCTCTGGAAGATCTGGAGTTTCACGCCTGGAAGCTCAAGTTTG GAAAATCCTATGATTCTCCATCAGAGGAGAGTCACCGTAAGCAGATCTGGCTCACCAACCGCAAACTTGTGCTAATGCACAACATCTTAGCTGATCAGGGCTTCAAATCCTACCGGCTTGGTATGACCTACTTTGCTGACATG GAAAATGAAGAGTATAAACAGCTGGTTTCCCGGGGCTGCCTTGGATCTTTCAATGCTTCTCTGCCTCGCCGTGGCTCTACCTTCCTTCGCTTGCCTGAAGGTATTGATCTGCCCGACACTGTTGACTGGAGGGATAAGGGATACGTCACTGGTGTCAAGGATCAGAAGCAGTGTGGCTCCTGCTGGGCCTTCAGTGCA ACTGGTGCACTGGAGGGTCAGCACTTCAGGAAGACAGGAACGCTGGTGTCTCTGAGTGAGCAGCAGTTGGTCGACTGCTCTGGCTCATATGGAAACATGGGCTGCAATGGAGGCTGGATGGACTCTGCTTTCCGGTACATCAAAGCCAATGGAGGAATTGACACTGAGGCATCCTACCCTTATGAGGCTGAG GACTGGATCTGTCGCTATAACCCTGCAAGTGTTGGTGCCACATGCAGCGGCTATGTTGATGTGAGTAAATTTAATGAAGAAGCCCTGAAGGAGGCTGTGGCCACCATCGGACCGGTTTCTGTGGCAATTGATGCTTCTCAGATGTCATTCCAGTTCTATACATCAG GAGTGTATGATGAACCTGGGTGCAGCAGCCTAGAATTGGACCATGGTGTGCTGGCTGTGGGTTATGGTACTGAGAATGGACATGACTACTGGCTGGTCAAGAACAG CTGGGGTCTTGGATGGGGACAGATGGGATACATTAAGATGAGCAGGAACAAACTCAACCAGTGTGGGATTGCTAGTGCAGCAAGCTACCCTCTGGTCTGA
- the LOC112429720 gene encoding cathepsin L-like peptidase isoform X3 has product MKLLLVVSAVLAVSSCASISLEDLEFHAWKLKFGKSYDSPSEESHRKQIWLTNRKLVLMHNILADQGFKSYRLGMTYFADMENEEYIKLVSRGCLGSFNASLPRRGSTFLRLPEGTDLPDTVDWRDKGYVTEVKDQKMCGSCWAFSTTGALEGQHFRKTGKLVSLSEQQLVDCSQSFGTHGCNGGWMYYAFQYIKANGGIDTEQSYPYEAKDGSCRYNPTSVGATCTGYAYVEKYDEEALKEAVATIGPVSVAINVQDSFRFYTSGVYDEPGCSSTILNHAVLVVGYGTENGHDYWLVKNSWGRGWGQMGYIKMSRNKLNQCGIASVALYPLV; this is encoded by the exons ATGAAGTTGCTGCTTGTTGTTTCTGCTGTTCTGGCTGTATCCAGCTGTGCCAGCATCTCTCTGGAAGATCTGGAGTTTCACGCCTGGAAGCTCAAGTTTG GAAAATCCTATGATTCTCCATCAGAGGAGAGTCACCGTAAGCAGATCTGGCTCACCAACCGCAAACTTGTGCTAATGCACAACATCTTAGCTGATCAGGGCTTCAAATCCTACCGGCTTGGTATGACCTACTTTGCTGACATG GAAAATGAAGAGTACATAAAGCTGGTTTCCCGGGGCTGCCTCGGCTCCTTCAATGCTTCTCTGCCACGCCGTGGTTCTACCTTCCTCCGGCTGCCTGAAGGTACTGATCTGCCCGACACTGTTGACTGGAGGGATAAGGGATATGTCACTGAAGTCAAGGATCAGAAGATGTGTGGCTCCTGCTGGGCCTTCAGCACA ACTGGTGCACTGGAGGGTCAGCACTTCAGGAAGACAGGAAAACTGGTGTCTCTGAGTGAGCAGCAGCTGGTCGACTGCTCTCAGAGCTTTGGCACCCACGGTTGTAATGGAGGCTGGATGTACTATGCCTTCCAGTACATCAAAGCCAATGGAGGAATTGACACTGAGCAGTCCTACCCTTATGAGGCTAAG GATGGATCATGCCGTTACAACCCTACAAGTGTTGGAGCCACATGCACTGGCTATGCTTATGTGGAAAAATATGATGAAGAAGCCCTGAAGGAGGCTGTGGCCACCATCGGACCGGTTTCTGTGGCCATTAATGTTCAAGATTCCTTCCGGTTCTATACATCAG GAGTGTATGATGAACCTGGGTGCAGCAGCACAATATTGAACCATGCTGTGCTGGTTGTGGGTTATGGTACTGAGAATGGACATGACTACTGGCTGGTCAAGAACAG CTGGGGTCGTGGATGGGGACAGATGGGATACATTAAGATGAGCAGGAACAAACTCAACCAGTGTGGGATTGCTAGTGTAGCACTCTACCCTCTGGTCTGA
- the LOC112429720 gene encoding cathepsin L-like peptidase isoform X5 yields the protein MCGSCWAFSTTGALEGQHFRKTGKLVSLSEQQLVDCSQSFGTHGCNGGWMYYAFQYIKANGGIDTEQSYPYEAKDGSCRYNPTSVGATCTGYAYVEKYDEEALKEAVATIGPVSVAINVQDSFRFYTSGVYDEPGCSSTILNHAVLVVGYGTENGHDYWLVKNSWGRGWGQMGYIKMSRNKLNQCGIASVALYPLV from the exons ATGTGTGGCTCCTGCTGGGCCTTCAGCACA ACTGGTGCACTGGAGGGTCAGCACTTCAGGAAGACAGGAAAACTGGTGTCTCTGAGTGAGCAGCAGCTGGTCGACTGCTCTCAGAGCTTTGGCACCCACGGTTGTAATGGAGGCTGGATGTACTATGCCTTCCAGTACATCAAAGCCAATGGAGGAATTGACACTGAGCAGTCCTACCCTTATGAGGCTAAG GATGGATCATGCCGTTACAACCCTACAAGTGTTGGAGCCACATGCACTGGCTATGCTTATGTGGAAAAATATGATGAAGAAGCCCTGAAGGAGGCTGTGGCCACCATCGGACCGGTTTCTGTGGCCATTAATGTTCAAGATTCCTTCCGGTTCTATACATCAG GAGTGTATGATGAACCTGGGTGCAGCAGCACAATATTGAACCATGCTGTGCTGGTTGTGGGTTATGGTACTGAGAATGGACATGACTACTGGCTGGTCAAGAACAG CTGGGGTCGTGGATGGGGACAGATGGGATACATTAAGATGAGCAGGAACAAACTCAACCAGTGTGGGATTGCTAGTGTAGCACTCTACCCTCTGGTCTGA
- the LOC112429720 gene encoding cathepsin L-like peptidase isoform X4, whose product MKLLLVVSAVLAVSSCASISLEDLEFHAWKLKFGKSYDSPSEESHRKQIWLTNRKLVLMHNILADQGFKSYRLGMTYFADMENEEYIKLVSRGCLGSFNASLPRRGSTFLRLPEGTDLPDTVDWRDKGYVTEVKDQKMCGSCWAFSTTGALEGQHFRKTGKLVSLSEQQLVDCSQSFGTHGCNGGWMYYAFQYIKANGGIDTEQSYPYEAKDGSCRYNPTSVGATCTGYAYVEKYDEEALKEAVATIGPVSVAINVQDSFRFYTSAGVVDGDRWDTLR is encoded by the exons ATGAAGTTGCTGCTTGTTGTTTCTGCTGTTCTGGCTGTATCCAGCTGTGCCAGCATCTCTCTGGAAGATCTGGAGTTTCACGCCTGGAAGCTCAAGTTTG GAAAATCCTATGATTCTCCATCAGAGGAGAGTCACCGTAAGCAGATCTGGCTCACCAACCGCAAACTTGTGCTAATGCACAACATCTTAGCTGATCAGGGCTTCAAATCCTACCGGCTTGGTATGACCTACTTTGCTGACATG GAAAATGAAGAGTACATAAAGCTGGTTTCCCGGGGCTGCCTCGGCTCCTTCAATGCTTCTCTGCCACGCCGTGGTTCTACCTTCCTCCGGCTGCCTGAAGGTACTGATCTGCCCGACACTGTTGACTGGAGGGATAAGGGATATGTCACTGAAGTCAAGGATCAGAAGATGTGTGGCTCCTGCTGGGCCTTCAGCACA ACTGGTGCACTGGAGGGTCAGCACTTCAGGAAGACAGGAAAACTGGTGTCTCTGAGTGAGCAGCAGCTGGTCGACTGCTCTCAGAGCTTTGGCACCCACGGTTGTAATGGAGGCTGGATGTACTATGCCTTCCAGTACATCAAAGCCAATGGAGGAATTGACACTGAGCAGTCCTACCCTTATGAGGCTAAG GATGGATCATGCCGTTACAACCCTACAAGTGTTGGAGCCACATGCACTGGCTATGCTTATGTGGAAAAATATGATGAAGAAGCCCTGAAGGAGGCTGTGGCCACCATCGGACCGGTTTCTGTGGCCATTAATGTTCAAGATTCCTTCCGGTTCTATACATCAG CTGGGGTCGTGGATGGGGACAGATGGGATACATTAAGATGA